In the genome of bacterium, one region contains:
- a CDS encoding FkbM family methyltransferase, whose amino-acid sequence MFSKRVLKDKLKRILPERLVRPLRDLYLEHGSGYAVQSYSQEGEDLLVMSLLENRRDGFYVDVGAHHPKRFSNTQIFYESGWSGINIEPNPEALEKFRVHRKRDVNLCMGVGLEKGSMEYYVLDEPALNSFDQALTRERLSRGKCRLVETLEVQVLPLKEILQKWALKRSIDFLNVDAEGMDLEVLRSNDWNSFRPRVVAVELLESATEEIVSGDIYSFLSELGYRLIAKTQRTGLFMSAEEWRPVAPQLETVRDLP is encoded by the coding sequence GTGTTTTCGAAAAGAGTGCTTAAGGACAAGCTGAAAAGGATCCTTCCGGAAAGGCTTGTAAGGCCCTTGCGTGATCTGTATCTCGAACACGGTAGCGGGTACGCGGTTCAGTCCTACTCCCAGGAAGGTGAAGACCTCCTGGTGATGTCCCTGCTTGAAAACCGCAGGGATGGATTTTATGTGGATGTGGGCGCGCACCACCCGAAGCGTTTTTCAAACACGCAGATCTTCTACGAGTCAGGATGGAGCGGAATCAATATTGAGCCCAATCCCGAGGCCCTGGAGAAATTCAGGGTCCATCGCAAAAGGGATGTGAATCTGTGCATGGGGGTCGGTCTTGAGAAGGGATCGATGGAATATTATGTTCTAGATGAGCCCGCATTGAACTCCTTTGACCAGGCGTTGACCCGTGAGAGGTTGAGCAGGGGAAAGTGCCGGCTTGTCGAGACGCTCGAGGTGCAGGTCCTGCCCCTGAAGGAGATCCTGCAAAAGTGGGCGTTGAAAAGGTCCATCGATTTCCTTAACGTGGATGCCGAGGGAATGGACCTGGAAGTTCTGCGATCAAACGATTGGAACAGTTTCAGGCCCCGGGTCGTTGCCGTGGAACTTCTCGAGTCAGCAACGGAGGAAATTGTTTCCGGTGACATTTATAGTTTTTTGTCTGAGCTTGGTTATCGTCTGATTGCAAAGACGCAAAGAACGGGCCTGTTCATGAGTGCGGAGGAGTGGCGTCCGGTGGCACCTCAGTTGGAAACTGTCCGCGACCTGCCATGA
- a CDS encoding glycosyltransferase, giving the protein MVRLSTVYPEYQRQFYGHHPGLEKEPCAHQEETLLYDAFGWADFWKGPLAHLGYDVCEVIANVEPLQRAWARDNGYRQPGGDWFLQLATDRIKALQPDVLFINDYVSFSKAWIEEVRDNCPSIRLVLGWCGAPFPDAEVFKGYDAVLSCVPELVEMFERMGHRSYHLNHAFDRRVLDRIAGADRVPHDFTFVGQVNRQSGFHREREKVLLHLVTSTPLTVFSMSGSAGVDKYLMALARKGVYATYSGLSHLGLPEGTLDRIPIVSRGPRYHDHPLLPVHPRLKKHLRPPVFGLNMFRVLRDSKVTFNSHLNISVHSSSNMRMFESTGVGTCLLTDHMERTSKLFEPDHEVVSYRTAEECVEKALYLLDHPSERKTIGQAAQARTLKDHNFNTRAHELDGIIRSRLGLR; this is encoded by the coding sequence ATGGTCCGACTGTCCACGGTCTACCCCGAATACCAGAGACAGTTTTATGGCCATCATCCGGGCCTTGAAAAGGAACCCTGTGCCCACCAGGAGGAGACCCTGCTGTACGACGCTTTTGGATGGGCCGATTTTTGGAAGGGACCGTTGGCCCATCTGGGATATGATGTGTGCGAGGTGATCGCCAACGTCGAACCTCTTCAAAGAGCTTGGGCCAGGGATAACGGTTATCGGCAGCCGGGTGGAGACTGGTTCCTGCAATTGGCCACGGACAGGATAAAGGCTCTGCAGCCCGACGTTCTGTTCATTAACGACTACGTTTCCTTCAGCAAGGCATGGATAGAGGAGGTCCGTGATAACTGTCCGTCCATACGCCTGGTACTCGGGTGGTGTGGGGCCCCCTTTCCCGATGCGGAGGTGTTTAAAGGGTACGATGCGGTGCTGAGCTGTGTGCCCGAACTGGTAGAGATGTTTGAACGAATGGGGCACAGGTCGTACCATTTGAACCACGCATTCGACAGGAGGGTTTTAGACAGGATCGCAGGTGCTGACAGGGTTCCCCATGATTTCACCTTCGTAGGGCAGGTCAACCGGCAGTCGGGGTTTCACCGCGAAAGGGAAAAGGTACTCCTGCATCTTGTTACCAGTACTCCTTTGACTGTTTTTTCCATGAGCGGGAGTGCCGGTGTAGACAAATACCTTATGGCGCTTGCAAGAAAGGGAGTTTACGCAACCTACAGTGGTCTTTCACATCTGGGCTTACCGGAGGGAACTCTGGACCGGATCCCAATAGTCTCCCGTGGACCGAGGTATCACGATCACCCGCTCCTTCCGGTCCACCCCAGGCTGAAGAAGCACCTGCGCCCTCCCGTTTTTGGACTAAACATGTTCCGGGTCCTGCGCGATTCTAAAGTCACTTTCAACAGTCACCTGAACATCTCCGTTCATTCTTCCTCCAACATGAGGATGTTCGAGTCCACGGGTGTGGGAACATGCCTTCTGACGGATCACATGGAGAGGACCTCGAAACTTTTCGAGCCGGACCATGAAGTGGTTTCCTACAGGACCGCCGAGGAGTGCGTCGAAAAAGCGCTTTACCTCCTTGACCACCCCTCTGAGAGAAAAACCATTGGTCAGGCGGCCCAGGCCAGAACTCTGAAAGACCACAATTTCAATACCCGGGCCCATGAACTTGACGGAATCATCAGGAGCCGGCTCGGACTACGGTAG
- the rfbF gene encoding glucose-1-phosphate cytidylyltransferase, translating to MKAVILAGGLGSRLSEETMVKPKPMVEIGGRPMLWHIMKIYSAHGINDFIICLGYKGYMIKEYFTNYFLHMSDVTIDLSDNSLEIHNRFAEPWKVTLVDTGESTQTGGRLKRILPYVEEGDFCMTYGDGLANIDIAALRRFHAEGGKLVTVTAVQPPGRFGSMVLDGGKVKSFREKPMGDGSWINGGFFVLSPGALGYVQGDETYWEREPMENLARDGQMAAYPHEGFWSAMDTLRDKSALEELWASGKAPWKQWE from the coding sequence ATGAAAGCTGTGATTCTTGCGGGCGGGTTAGGCAGCCGACTGAGTGAAGAAACGATGGTAAAGCCCAAACCTATGGTGGAGATCGGCGGACGGCCGATGCTCTGGCACATTATGAAGATCTACTCCGCCCATGGCATCAACGATTTTATCATTTGCCTGGGTTACAAGGGTTATATGATAAAAGAGTACTTCACCAACTATTTTCTCCATATGTCCGATGTGACCATAGACTTGTCCGACAACAGCCTCGAGATCCACAACCGGTTCGCGGAACCGTGGAAGGTGACCCTGGTGGACACCGGTGAGTCTACCCAAACTGGCGGGCGGCTCAAGAGGATCCTTCCTTATGTGGAGGAGGGGGATTTCTGCATGACCTATGGTGACGGCCTGGCAAATATTGACATCGCCGCGCTCAGGCGATTTCACGCCGAAGGAGGTAAGCTTGTCACGGTAACTGCAGTACAGCCGCCCGGACGGTTCGGGTCCATGGTTCTTGATGGCGGCAAGGTAAAAAGTTTCAGGGAAAAACCCATGGGAGATGGAAGCTGGATAAACGGAGGTTTTTTCGTGTTATCTCCCGGAGCCCTCGGATATGTCCAGGGCGACGAGACATACTGGGAGCGTGAGCCCATGGAAAATCTCGCCAGGGACGGACAGATGGCCGCCTATCCTCATGAAGGGTTCTGGAGCGCCATGGACACATTGCGTGACAAGAGCGCCCTTGAGGAGTTATGGGCTTCCGGTAAGGCACCCTGGAAACAATGGGAATAA